The following proteins are co-located in the Vicugna pacos chromosome 3, VicPac4, whole genome shotgun sequence genome:
- the ARAP3 gene encoding arf-GAP with Rho-GAP domain, ANK repeat and PH domain-containing protein 3 isoform X1: protein MAAPQDLDIAVWLATVHLEQYADTFRQHGLATAGAAQGLGPEELRQLGISATGHRKRILRLLQAGTAEVSLDPRLDSAMEPSPSPAPQAQPTKPVPKPRTVFGGLSGSTATQRPGLSPALWRPEASKNSESSPRSSPVPTSSSEQPSALNTMEMMPNAIYFGLDLRGGAQPTQDMAPDSSQTAAPTPALRPTTGTVHIMDPGCLYYGVQPVGVSGAPDRREGRGVCQDRAEHRLSRQDLEAREDAGYASLELPGDSSLSLPTLDAETNDDLISPYASFSSTADRPTPLLSGWLDKLSPQGNYVFQRRFVQFNGRSLMYFGSDKDPFPKGVIPLTAIEMTRSSKDNKFQVITGQRVFVFRTESEAQRDTWCSTLQSCLKEQRLLGHPRPPQPPRPLRTGMLELRGHKAKVFAALSPGELALYKSEQAFSVGIGICFIELQGCSVRETKSRSFDLLTPHRCFSFTAESGGARQSWAAALQEAVTETLSDYEVAEKIWSNRANRHCADCGASRPDWAAVNLGVVICKQCAGQHRALGSGISKVQSLKLDTSVWSNEIVQFFIVLGNDRANRFWAGALPPGEGLHPDTTPGPRGEFISRKYRLGLFRKPHPQYPDHSQLLQALCAAVAGPNLLKNMTQLLCVEASEGEEPWSPSALNGSFPGLLPPDSSLGVYNEVVVPATYSSFLYCGPVSNKAGPPPPRRGRDAPPRLWCVLGAALEMFVSESSPEPLSLIQPQDVVCLGVSPPPTDPSDLDRFPFSFELILTGGRIQHFGTDGADSLEAWTSAVGKWFSPLSCHQLLGPGLLRLGRLWLRSPSHTALAPGLWLSGFGLLRGDHLFLCPASGPGPPAPEDLVHLRRLQEISVVSAADTPEKKEHLVLVETGRTLYLQAEGRLDFAAWNASIEGAAGGGGTGLQEQQMSRGDIPIIVDACISFVTQHGLRLEGVYRKGGARARSLRLLAEFRRDARSVKLRPGEHFVEDVTDTLKRFFRELDDPVTSARLLPRWREAAELPQKNQRLEKYKEVIGCLPRVNRRTLATLIGHLYRVQKCAALNQMCTRNLALLFAPSVFQTDGRGEHEVRVLQELIDGYISVFDIDPDQVAQIDLEVSLITTWKDVQLSQAGDLIMEVFIEQQLPDNCVTLKVSPTLTAEELTNQVLEIRGTAAGTDLWVTFEIREHGELERPLHPKERVLEQALQWCQLPEPCSASLLLRKVSLAQAGCLFTGIRRESPRVGLLRCREEPPRLLGNRFQERFFLLRGRCLLLLKEKKSSKPEREWPLEGAKVYLGIRKKFKPPTPWGFTLILEKMHLYLSCTDEDEMWDWTTSILKAQHDDQQPVVLRRRSSSDLARQKFGTMPLLPIRGDDSGATLLSANQTLRRLHNRRTLSMFFPMKSSQESVEEQEELEEPVYEEPVYEEVGAFPELTEDTSTSFSTTREQTAKPETPLTNQRAFDQPLLTKAGPLGWEERPPEPPPGPPSKNLQARGSLEEQLLQELSNLILRKGETTVGLGSPSQASSPQPLSPSSLPTQTPGFPTQAPCASSPPRSQPLT, encoded by the exons ATGGCTGCCCCTCAGGACCTGGACATCGCTGTGTGGCTGGCCACGGTGCACCTGGAGCAGTATGCAGACACGTTCCGGCAGCATGGCCTGGCTACAGCGGGtgcagcccagggcctgggccccGAGGAGCTGAGGCAGTTGGGCATCAGCGCCACAGGGCACAGGAAACGCATTCTGCGCCTGCTGCAGGCTGGCACTGCAGAGGTCTCCCTGGATCCTCGATTGGATAGTGCCATGGAGCCATCACCCAGCCCAGCTCCTCAAGCCCAGCCCACCAAGCCTGTGCCTAAGCCCAGGACAGTATTTGGTGGGCTCAGTGGCTCCACCGCCACCCAGAGGCCTGGATTGAGTCCAGCCCTCTGGAGACCAGAAGCATCCAAGAACTCAGAGTCCAGCCCCAGGTCCtctcctgtccccacctcctcctcgGAGCAGCCTTCAGCCTTAAATACTATGGAGATGATGCCCAATGCCATCTACTTCGGCCTGGACTTAAGAGGCGGGGCACAGCCAACTCAGGACAT GGCCCCAGACAGCTCCCAgactgctgcccccacccctgctctcaGGCCCACAACAGGCACAG TGCACATCATGGACCCTGGTTGCCTGTACTACGGTGTCCAGCCTGTGGGGGTCTCAGGGGCCCCCGatagaagagaaggcagaggtgTCTGTCAGGACAGGGCTGAACACAG GCTCAGCAGGCAGGATCTGGAGGCACGGGAGGATGCTGGCTATGCCAGCCTTGAGCTGCCCGGGGATTCCAGCCTCTCGCTGCCCACTCTGGATGCAGAGACCAATGATGACCTCATTTCACCCTATGCCAGCTTCTCCTCCACGGCCGACCGCCCAACGCCCCTGCTCAGTGGCTGGCTAGACAAGCTCTCTCCTCAGGG aaaCTACGTCTTCCAGAGGCGCTTTGTACAGTTCAATGGGAGGAGTCTGATGTACTTTGGCAGTGATAAG GACCCCTTCCCCAAGGGTGTGATCCCTCTGACCGCCATCGAGATGACTCGCAGCAGCAAGGACAACAAGTTCCAGGTCATCACCGGCCAGAGGGTGTTCGTATTCCGCACAGAGAGCGAGG CTCAGCGGGACACATGGTGCTCCACTCTGCAATCCTGCCTGAAGGAGCAGCGCCTCCTGGGCCATCCTCGGCCCCCGCAGCCGCCCCGACCCCTCCGCACAGGCATGCTGGAGCTGCGTGGGCATAAGGCCAAGGTGTTTGCTGCCTTGAGCCCTGGAGAGCTGGCACTGTACAAGAGTGAGCAG GCCTTCTCTGTGGGCATCGGGATCTGCTTCATTGAGCTGCAAGGCTGCAGTGTCCGGGAGACCAAGAGTCGCAGCTTCGACCTGCTCACGCCCCATCGCTGCTTCAG CTTCACAGCCGAGTCTGGGGGGGCTCGGCAGAGCTGGGCGGCCGCTCTGCAGGAAGCAGTAACCGAGACCCTGTCTGACTACGAGGTGGCTGAGAAGATCTGGTCCAATCGGGCAAACCGGCACTGTGCGGACTGTGGGGCCTCCCGCCCGGACTGGGCCGCTGTCAACCTGGGGGTGGTCATCTGCAAGCAGTGTGCAG GTCAACATCGGGCCCTGGGTTCTGGGATCTCCAAGGTGCAGAGCCTGAAGCTGGACACAAGTGTCTGGAGTAATGAGATAGTGCAG TTTTTCATCGTCCTGGGAAATGATCGTGCCAACCGCTTCTGGGCAGGGGCACTACCCCCAGGTGAGGGGCTGCATCCAGATACCACCCCTGGCCCTCGGGGAGAGTTCATCTCCCGGAAATACCGGCTAGGTCTCTTCCGGAAGCCCCACCCTCAGTATCCAGATCACAGCCAGCTTCTCCAG GCACTGTGTGCAGCTGTTGCTGGACCCAATCTGCTGAAGAACATGACCCAGCTCCTGTGTGTGGAGGCCTCTGAGGGCGAGGAGCCCTGGTCCCCCTCAGCCCTCAATGGCAGCTTCCCTGGTCTCCTGCCCCCAG ACTCCTCCCTTGGTGTGTACAACGAGGTGGTGGTGCCTGCCACTTACAGCAGCTTTCTGTACTGTGGTCCCGTCAGCAACAAAGCTGGACCCCCACCCCCTCGCAGGGGCCGAGATG CTCCCCCCCGACTGTGGTGCGTGCTGGGTGCGGCTCTGGAAATGTTTGTGTCAGAAAGCAGCCCTGAACCTCTCAGCCTCATCCAGCCCCAGGATGTTGTATGTTTGGGTGTGAGCCCCCCACCCACTGACCCAAGTGACCTGGACAG GTTCCCCTTTTCCTTTGAGCTCATCCTCACCGGGGGAAGGATCCAGCACTTTGGCACAGATGGAGCTGACAGCCTGGAGGCCTGGACCAGTGCTGTGGGCAAG TGGTTCTCCCCACTGAGCTGTCACCAACTGTTGGGCCCTGGGCTGCTGCGGCTGGGTCGCCTGTGGCTGCGGTCCCCCTCCCATACTGCCCTAGCCCCTGGCCTCTGGCTGTCTGGGTTTGGACTTCTTCGTGGAGACCACCTCTTCCTGTGTCCAGCATCAGGCCCTGGTCCCCCAGCCCCTGAGGACTTGGTGCATCTGCGGCGGCTACAGGAGATCA GTGTGGTCTCAGCAGCTGACAccccagaaaagaaagaacatttggTTCTGGTGGAGACAGGAAG GACCCTCTATCTGCAGGCAGAGGGCCGGCTGGATTTCGCAGCGTGGAACGCGTCCATTGAAGGGGCAGCTGGCGGGGGAGGCACAGGGTTGCAGGAACAGCAGATGAGCCGAGGTGACATCCCCATCATCGTGGATGCCTGCATCAGTTTTGTCACTCAGCATG GGCTCCGGCTGGAGGGCGTGTACCGGAAAGGGGGTGCCCGTGCCCGCAGCCTGCGGCTCCTGGCTGAATTCCGGCGAGATGCCCGGTCAGTGAAGCTCCGACCAGGGGAGCACTTTGTGGAGGATGTCACCGACACGCTCAAACGCTTCTTCCGGGAGCTTGATGACCCCGTGACCTCTGCACGCTTACTGCCTCGCTGGAGGGAGGCTGCAG AGCTGCCCCAGAAGAATCAGCGCCTGGAGAAATACAAAGAAGTGATTGGCTGCCTGCCACGGGTCAACCGCCGCACATTGGCCACCCTCATTGGGCATCTCTATCG GGTGCAGAAGTGTGCAGCTCTGAACCAGATGTGCACGCGGAACCTGGCCCTGCTCTTTGCACCCAGCGTGTTCCAGACGGACGGGCGCGGGGAGCACGAGGTGCGGGTGCTGCAGGAACTCATCGACGGCTACATCTCTGTCTTTGAT ATTGACCCTGATCAGGTAGCCCAGATCGACTTGGAGGTCAGTCTTATCACCACCTGGAAGGATGTGCAG CTGTCCCAGGCTGGAGACCTCATCATGGAGGTTTTCATTGAACAGCAGCTCCCAGATAACTGTGTCACCCTGAAG GTGTCCCCGACACTGACTGCCGAGGAGCTGACTAACCAGGTACTGGAGATTCGGGGGACAGCAGCCGGGACGGACTTGTGGGTGACATTTGAGATTCGAGAGCACGGGGAGCTTG AGCGGCCACTGCACCCCAAGGAAAGGGTCCTAGAGCAAGCCCTACAATGGTGCCAGCTCCCAGAGCCCTGCTCAGCCTCCTTACTCTTGAGAAAAGTCTCTCTGGCCCAGGCCGGCTGCCTCTTCACAG GCATCCGGCGTGAGAGCCCGCGGGTGGGGCTGTTGCGGTGTAGGGAGGAGCCGCCTCGCTTGCTGGGAAACCGCTTCCAAGAGAGGTTTTTTCTGCTGCGTGGCCGCTGCCTGCTGCTGCTCAAGGAGAAGAAG AGCTCTAAACCAGAACGGGAGTGGCCTTTGGAAGGTGCCAAGGTCTACTTGGGAATCCGGAAGAAGTTCAAGCCTCCCACCCC GTGGGGCTTCACGCTGATCCTGGAGAAGATGCACCT CTACCTGTCCTGCACTGACGAGGATGAGATGTGGGACTGGACCACCAGCATCCTCAAGGCCCAG CACGATGACCAGCAGCCAGTGGTATTACGACGCCGTTCCTCCTCTGACCTCGCCCGTCAGAAGTTTGGCACCATGCCTTTGCTGCCCATCCGTGGGGATGACAGTGGGGCCACCCTGCTTTCTGCTAACCAGACCCTG CGGCGACTTCACAACCGGAGGACCCTGTCCATGTTCTTT CCGATGAAGTCATCCCAGGAGTCTGTGGAGGAGCAAGAGGAACTAGAGGAGCCTGTGTATGAGGAGCCAGTGTACGAGGAAGTGGGGGCCTTCCCTGAGTTGACTGAGGACACTTCCACCTCCTTTTCCACCACCAGGGAGCAGACAGCCAAGCCAGAGACCCCCCTCACCAACCAGAGGGCCTTTGACCAACCCCTTCTGACCAAGGCAGGCCccctgggctgggaggagagacCGCCTGAGCCCCCTCCAGGCCCCCCTTCAAAGAACCTCCAGGCACGTGGGTCCCTGGAGGAACAGCTGCTCCAGGAGCTCAGCAACCTCATTCTGAGGAAGGGAGAGACCACCGTAGGCCTGGGCAGCCCCTCTCAGGCCTCCAGCCCCCAACCTTTGAGCCCCAGCAGCCTTCCAACACAGACGCCCGGCTTCCCCACCCAAGCTCCCTGTGCTTCCAGTCCACCCCGCAGCCAGCCCCTCACATGA
- the ARAP3 gene encoding arf-GAP with Rho-GAP domain, ANK repeat and PH domain-containing protein 3 isoform X2 → MAAPQDLDIAVWLATVHLEQYADTFRQHGLATAGAAQGLGPEELRQLGISATGHRKRILRLLQAGTAEVSLDPRLDSAMEPSPSPAPQAQPTKPVPKPRTVFGGLSGSTATQRPGLSPALWRPEASKNSESSPRSSPVPTSSSEQPSALNTMEMMPNAIYFGLDLRGGAQPTQDMAPDSSQTAAPTPALRPTTGTVHIMDPGCLYYGVQPVGVSGAPDRREGRGVCQDRAEHRLSRQDLEAREDAGYASLELPGDSSLSLPTLDAETNDDLISPYASFSSTADRPTPLLSGWLDKLSPQGNYVFQRRFVQFNGRSLMYFGSDKDPFPKGVIPLTAIEMTRSSKDNKFQVITGQRVFVFRTESEAQRDTWCSTLQSCLKEQRLLGHPRPPQPPRPLRTGMLELRGHKAKVFAALSPGELALYKSEQAFSVGIGICFIELQGCSVRETKSRSFDLLTPHRCFSFTAESGGARQSWAAALQEAVTETLSDYEVAEKIWSNRANRHCADCGASRPDWAAVNLGVVICKQCAGQHRALGSGISKVQSLKLDTSVWSNEIVQFFIVLGNDRANRFWAGALPPGEGLHPDTTPGPRGEFISRKYRLGLFRKPHPQYPDHSQLLQALCAAVAGPNLLKNMTQLLCVEASEGEEPWSPSALNGSFPGLLPPDSSLGVYNEVVVPATYSSFLYCGPVSNKAGPPPPRRGRDAPPRLWCVLGAALEMFVSESSPEPLSLIQPQDVVCLGVSPPPTDPSDLDRFPFSFELILTGGRIQHFGTDGADSLEAWTSAVGKWFSPLSCHQLLGPGLLRLGRLWLRSPSHTALAPGLWLSGFGLLRGDHLFLCPASGPGPPAPEDLVHLRRLQEISVVSAADTPEKKEHLVLVETGRTLYLQAEGRLDFAAWNASIEGAAGGGGTGLQEQQMSRGDIPIIVDACISFVTQHGLRLEGVYRKGGARARSLRLLAEFRRDARSVKLRPGEHFVEDVTDTLKRFFRELDDPVTSARLLPRWREAAELPQKNQRLEKYKEVIGCLPRVNRRTLATLIGHLYRVQKCAALNQMCTRNLALLFAPSVFQTDGRGEHEVRVLQELIDGYISVFDIDPDQVAQIDLEVSLITTWKDVQLSQAGDLIMEVFIEQQLPDNCVTLKVSPTLTAEELTNQVLEIRGTAAGTDLWVTFEIREHGELERPLHPKERVLEQALQWCQLPEPCSASLLLRKVSLAQAGCLFTGIRRESPRVGLLRCREEPPRLLGNRFQERFFLLRGRCLLLLKEKKSSKPEREWPLEGAKVYLGIRKKFKPPTPWGFTLILEKMHLYLSCTDEDEMWDWTTSILKAQHDDQQPVVLRRRSSSDLARQKFGTMPLLPIRGDDSGATLLSANQTLPMKSSQESVEEQEELEEPVYEEPVYEEVGAFPELTEDTSTSFSTTREQTAKPETPLTNQRAFDQPLLTKAGPLGWEERPPEPPPGPPSKNLQARGSLEEQLLQELSNLILRKGETTVGLGSPSQASSPQPLSPSSLPTQTPGFPTQAPCASSPPRSQPLT, encoded by the exons ATGGCTGCCCCTCAGGACCTGGACATCGCTGTGTGGCTGGCCACGGTGCACCTGGAGCAGTATGCAGACACGTTCCGGCAGCATGGCCTGGCTACAGCGGGtgcagcccagggcctgggccccGAGGAGCTGAGGCAGTTGGGCATCAGCGCCACAGGGCACAGGAAACGCATTCTGCGCCTGCTGCAGGCTGGCACTGCAGAGGTCTCCCTGGATCCTCGATTGGATAGTGCCATGGAGCCATCACCCAGCCCAGCTCCTCAAGCCCAGCCCACCAAGCCTGTGCCTAAGCCCAGGACAGTATTTGGTGGGCTCAGTGGCTCCACCGCCACCCAGAGGCCTGGATTGAGTCCAGCCCTCTGGAGACCAGAAGCATCCAAGAACTCAGAGTCCAGCCCCAGGTCCtctcctgtccccacctcctcctcgGAGCAGCCTTCAGCCTTAAATACTATGGAGATGATGCCCAATGCCATCTACTTCGGCCTGGACTTAAGAGGCGGGGCACAGCCAACTCAGGACAT GGCCCCAGACAGCTCCCAgactgctgcccccacccctgctctcaGGCCCACAACAGGCACAG TGCACATCATGGACCCTGGTTGCCTGTACTACGGTGTCCAGCCTGTGGGGGTCTCAGGGGCCCCCGatagaagagaaggcagaggtgTCTGTCAGGACAGGGCTGAACACAG GCTCAGCAGGCAGGATCTGGAGGCACGGGAGGATGCTGGCTATGCCAGCCTTGAGCTGCCCGGGGATTCCAGCCTCTCGCTGCCCACTCTGGATGCAGAGACCAATGATGACCTCATTTCACCCTATGCCAGCTTCTCCTCCACGGCCGACCGCCCAACGCCCCTGCTCAGTGGCTGGCTAGACAAGCTCTCTCCTCAGGG aaaCTACGTCTTCCAGAGGCGCTTTGTACAGTTCAATGGGAGGAGTCTGATGTACTTTGGCAGTGATAAG GACCCCTTCCCCAAGGGTGTGATCCCTCTGACCGCCATCGAGATGACTCGCAGCAGCAAGGACAACAAGTTCCAGGTCATCACCGGCCAGAGGGTGTTCGTATTCCGCACAGAGAGCGAGG CTCAGCGGGACACATGGTGCTCCACTCTGCAATCCTGCCTGAAGGAGCAGCGCCTCCTGGGCCATCCTCGGCCCCCGCAGCCGCCCCGACCCCTCCGCACAGGCATGCTGGAGCTGCGTGGGCATAAGGCCAAGGTGTTTGCTGCCTTGAGCCCTGGAGAGCTGGCACTGTACAAGAGTGAGCAG GCCTTCTCTGTGGGCATCGGGATCTGCTTCATTGAGCTGCAAGGCTGCAGTGTCCGGGAGACCAAGAGTCGCAGCTTCGACCTGCTCACGCCCCATCGCTGCTTCAG CTTCACAGCCGAGTCTGGGGGGGCTCGGCAGAGCTGGGCGGCCGCTCTGCAGGAAGCAGTAACCGAGACCCTGTCTGACTACGAGGTGGCTGAGAAGATCTGGTCCAATCGGGCAAACCGGCACTGTGCGGACTGTGGGGCCTCCCGCCCGGACTGGGCCGCTGTCAACCTGGGGGTGGTCATCTGCAAGCAGTGTGCAG GTCAACATCGGGCCCTGGGTTCTGGGATCTCCAAGGTGCAGAGCCTGAAGCTGGACACAAGTGTCTGGAGTAATGAGATAGTGCAG TTTTTCATCGTCCTGGGAAATGATCGTGCCAACCGCTTCTGGGCAGGGGCACTACCCCCAGGTGAGGGGCTGCATCCAGATACCACCCCTGGCCCTCGGGGAGAGTTCATCTCCCGGAAATACCGGCTAGGTCTCTTCCGGAAGCCCCACCCTCAGTATCCAGATCACAGCCAGCTTCTCCAG GCACTGTGTGCAGCTGTTGCTGGACCCAATCTGCTGAAGAACATGACCCAGCTCCTGTGTGTGGAGGCCTCTGAGGGCGAGGAGCCCTGGTCCCCCTCAGCCCTCAATGGCAGCTTCCCTGGTCTCCTGCCCCCAG ACTCCTCCCTTGGTGTGTACAACGAGGTGGTGGTGCCTGCCACTTACAGCAGCTTTCTGTACTGTGGTCCCGTCAGCAACAAAGCTGGACCCCCACCCCCTCGCAGGGGCCGAGATG CTCCCCCCCGACTGTGGTGCGTGCTGGGTGCGGCTCTGGAAATGTTTGTGTCAGAAAGCAGCCCTGAACCTCTCAGCCTCATCCAGCCCCAGGATGTTGTATGTTTGGGTGTGAGCCCCCCACCCACTGACCCAAGTGACCTGGACAG GTTCCCCTTTTCCTTTGAGCTCATCCTCACCGGGGGAAGGATCCAGCACTTTGGCACAGATGGAGCTGACAGCCTGGAGGCCTGGACCAGTGCTGTGGGCAAG TGGTTCTCCCCACTGAGCTGTCACCAACTGTTGGGCCCTGGGCTGCTGCGGCTGGGTCGCCTGTGGCTGCGGTCCCCCTCCCATACTGCCCTAGCCCCTGGCCTCTGGCTGTCTGGGTTTGGACTTCTTCGTGGAGACCACCTCTTCCTGTGTCCAGCATCAGGCCCTGGTCCCCCAGCCCCTGAGGACTTGGTGCATCTGCGGCGGCTACAGGAGATCA GTGTGGTCTCAGCAGCTGACAccccagaaaagaaagaacatttggTTCTGGTGGAGACAGGAAG GACCCTCTATCTGCAGGCAGAGGGCCGGCTGGATTTCGCAGCGTGGAACGCGTCCATTGAAGGGGCAGCTGGCGGGGGAGGCACAGGGTTGCAGGAACAGCAGATGAGCCGAGGTGACATCCCCATCATCGTGGATGCCTGCATCAGTTTTGTCACTCAGCATG GGCTCCGGCTGGAGGGCGTGTACCGGAAAGGGGGTGCCCGTGCCCGCAGCCTGCGGCTCCTGGCTGAATTCCGGCGAGATGCCCGGTCAGTGAAGCTCCGACCAGGGGAGCACTTTGTGGAGGATGTCACCGACACGCTCAAACGCTTCTTCCGGGAGCTTGATGACCCCGTGACCTCTGCACGCTTACTGCCTCGCTGGAGGGAGGCTGCAG AGCTGCCCCAGAAGAATCAGCGCCTGGAGAAATACAAAGAAGTGATTGGCTGCCTGCCACGGGTCAACCGCCGCACATTGGCCACCCTCATTGGGCATCTCTATCG GGTGCAGAAGTGTGCAGCTCTGAACCAGATGTGCACGCGGAACCTGGCCCTGCTCTTTGCACCCAGCGTGTTCCAGACGGACGGGCGCGGGGAGCACGAGGTGCGGGTGCTGCAGGAACTCATCGACGGCTACATCTCTGTCTTTGAT ATTGACCCTGATCAGGTAGCCCAGATCGACTTGGAGGTCAGTCTTATCACCACCTGGAAGGATGTGCAG CTGTCCCAGGCTGGAGACCTCATCATGGAGGTTTTCATTGAACAGCAGCTCCCAGATAACTGTGTCACCCTGAAG GTGTCCCCGACACTGACTGCCGAGGAGCTGACTAACCAGGTACTGGAGATTCGGGGGACAGCAGCCGGGACGGACTTGTGGGTGACATTTGAGATTCGAGAGCACGGGGAGCTTG AGCGGCCACTGCACCCCAAGGAAAGGGTCCTAGAGCAAGCCCTACAATGGTGCCAGCTCCCAGAGCCCTGCTCAGCCTCCTTACTCTTGAGAAAAGTCTCTCTGGCCCAGGCCGGCTGCCTCTTCACAG GCATCCGGCGTGAGAGCCCGCGGGTGGGGCTGTTGCGGTGTAGGGAGGAGCCGCCTCGCTTGCTGGGAAACCGCTTCCAAGAGAGGTTTTTTCTGCTGCGTGGCCGCTGCCTGCTGCTGCTCAAGGAGAAGAAG AGCTCTAAACCAGAACGGGAGTGGCCTTTGGAAGGTGCCAAGGTCTACTTGGGAATCCGGAAGAAGTTCAAGCCTCCCACCCC GTGGGGCTTCACGCTGATCCTGGAGAAGATGCACCT CTACCTGTCCTGCACTGACGAGGATGAGATGTGGGACTGGACCACCAGCATCCTCAAGGCCCAG CACGATGACCAGCAGCCAGTGGTATTACGACGCCGTTCCTCCTCTGACCTCGCCCGTCAGAAGTTTGGCACCATGCCTTTGCTGCCCATCCGTGGGGATGACAGTGGGGCCACCCTGCTTTCTGCTAACCAGACCCTG CCGATGAAGTCATCCCAGGAGTCTGTGGAGGAGCAAGAGGAACTAGAGGAGCCTGTGTATGAGGAGCCAGTGTACGAGGAAGTGGGGGCCTTCCCTGAGTTGACTGAGGACACTTCCACCTCCTTTTCCACCACCAGGGAGCAGACAGCCAAGCCAGAGACCCCCCTCACCAACCAGAGGGCCTTTGACCAACCCCTTCTGACCAAGGCAGGCCccctgggctgggaggagagacCGCCTGAGCCCCCTCCAGGCCCCCCTTCAAAGAACCTCCAGGCACGTGGGTCCCTGGAGGAACAGCTGCTCCAGGAGCTCAGCAACCTCATTCTGAGGAAGGGAGAGACCACCGTAGGCCTGGGCAGCCCCTCTCAGGCCTCCAGCCCCCAACCTTTGAGCCCCAGCAGCCTTCCAACACAGACGCCCGGCTTCCCCACCCAAGCTCCCTGTGCTTCCAGTCCACCCCGCAGCCAGCCCCTCACATGA